One window of the Periophthalmus magnuspinnatus isolate fPerMag1 chromosome 6, fPerMag1.2.pri, whole genome shotgun sequence genome contains the following:
- the wfdc1 gene encoding WAP four-disulfide core domain protein 1: MAHCLVLLVSLLMLSTGSDGRRIRKRGLNHKDYEYPNHPQSTQHQKNDRCPPPPQMLPERACEVPGCRSDSECERHKRCCYNGCIYACLESVQPPPVLDWLVQPKPRWLGGNGWLLDGPEEVLQAEACSTTEDGDEPLHCPTGYECHIINPGNPAAGIPNRGQCIKQRSNSDGRGLKHKYYKDYKDYLGKTC; encoded by the exons ATGGCACACTGTCTGGTGCTGTTGGTGTCCTTATTAATGCTATCCACGGGAAGTGATGGTCGCAGGATCAGGAAAAGAGGACTGAACCATAAG GATTATGAGTACCCCAACCATCCCCAGTCCACACAGCACCAGAAGAACGACCGGTGCCCCCCGCCCCCTCAGATGCTCCCGGAGCGGGCCTGCGAGGTGCCCGGATGTCGCTCAGACTCAGAGTGTGAGAGGCATAAGCGCTGCTGCTATAACGGTTGTATTTACGCCTGTCTAGAGTCAGTACAACCGCCACCAG TTCTGGACTGGCTAGTGCAGCCCAAGCCCAGGTGGTTGGGAGGTAACGGCTGGCTGCTGGATGGTCCTGAAGAGGTTCTACAAG CTGAGGCCTGCAGCACCACAGAGGACGGAGACGAGCCCCTTCACTGTCCCACCGGCTACGAATGTCACATCATTAACCCAGGCAACCCAGCAGCCGGCATCCCCAACCGTGGACAGTGCATCAAGCAGCGCAGTAACTCTG ATGGACGTGGTCTGAAGCACAAATACTACAAGGACTACAAGGATTACTTAGGCAAGACATGTTAA